A genomic region of Halomonas aestuarii contains the following coding sequences:
- the secB gene encoding protein-export chaperone SecB, which translates to MAEENNQNAGANGQASGQQDKPQLQFALQRIYVKDLSFEAPNSPAIFQQPFKPKVGLDLNTTHQQVGEGLYEVVIKVTAQVTHSEEGTTSFLAEVEQAGLFRIGGIEGQQLDHTLGAFCPNVLFPYARECIDNLVNRGGFPPLMLAPVNFEAIYAQKKKREAEQAQASGEQATQ; encoded by the coding sequence ATGGCGGAAGAGAACAACCAGAACGCCGGCGCCAACGGCCAGGCGTCCGGCCAGCAGGACAAGCCGCAGCTGCAGTTCGCCCTGCAGCGCATCTACGTCAAGGACCTCTCCTTCGAGGCCCCCAACTCGCCGGCGATCTTCCAGCAGCCGTTCAAGCCCAAGGTGGGCCTGGACCTGAACACCACCCACCAGCAGGTCGGTGAAGGGCTCTACGAGGTGGTGATCAAGGTTACCGCCCAGGTCACCCACAGCGAGGAGGGCACCACCTCCTTCCTGGCCGAGGTCGAGCAGGCCGGCTTGTTCCGCATCGGCGGCATCGAGGGGCAGCAGCTCGACCATACCCTGGGCGCCTTCTGTCCCAACGTGCTGTTCCCCTATGCCCGCGAGTGCATCGACAACCTGGTCAACCGGGGCGGCTTCCCGCCGCTGATGTTGGCGCCGGTCAACTTCGAGGCGATCTACGCCCAGAAGAAGAAGCGCGAGGCCGAGCAGGCCCAGGCGTCGGGCGAGCAGGCCACCCAGTAA
- a CDS encoding CvfB family protein: protein MSDSRDRRPPRSPSSRPAAARPPRAPRAAVGEVAYLEVVTVNETGAFLDWGHPRDLLLPYGEQRFRPSVGRRVLVMIYEDQQGRPVASQRLDRFLADEAEGLAAGDEVALVIAEATDLGYKVAVDQRFWGLLYRDDVNRPLRRGQRLTGYVKRRRDDGRLDLSLLPPGPARIDVVGEQVLKALRESGGYLPLGDASPAGEIKARLGVSKNAFKQAIGRLYKQRRILLEPGGIRLAPSGEGEEDP from the coding sequence ATGTCCGATTCCCGCGACCGACGCCCGCCGCGCTCCCCCTCGTCGCGCCCTGCCGCGGCACGCCCCCCTCGCGCCCCTCGAGCCGCCGTCGGTGAGGTGGCCTACCTCGAGGTGGTGACCGTGAACGAGACGGGCGCCTTCCTCGACTGGGGGCATCCCCGCGACCTGCTGCTGCCCTACGGCGAGCAGCGCTTCCGCCCCAGCGTCGGCCGGCGGGTGCTGGTGATGATCTACGAGGACCAGCAGGGCCGGCCGGTGGCCTCTCAGCGCCTCGACCGCTTCCTGGCGGACGAGGCCGAGGGCCTGGCGGCGGGTGACGAGGTGGCACTGGTGATCGCCGAGGCGACCGACCTGGGGTACAAGGTGGCGGTGGACCAGCGGTTCTGGGGACTGCTCTACCGCGACGACGTGAACCGGCCGCTGCGCCGTGGCCAGCGGCTCACCGGCTACGTGAAGCGGCGCCGTGACGACGGTCGCCTGGACCTGTCACTGCTGCCGCCGGGCCCGGCGCGGATCGACGTGGTCGGGGAGCAGGTGCTCAAGGCCCTGCGTGAGAGCGGTGGCTACCTGCCGCTGGGCGACGCCTCCCCGGCGGGGGAGATCAAGGCGCGCCTGGGCGTGAGCAAGAACGCCTTCAAGCAGGCCATCGGGCGGCTCTACAAGCAGCGGCGGATCCTCCTGGAGCCCGGCGGGATTCGCCTGGCGCCGAGCGGCGAGGGAGAGGAGGACCCCTGA
- a CDS encoding 16S rRNA (uracil(1498)-N(3))-methyltransferase yields the protein MKAPRIHVAADFHVGGDVVLPEGPARHVARVLRLGEGAELRLFDGAGQEARAVIVEASRKRVVARLEALERGRGESPLSVHLGQAISKGDRMDYAIQKAVELGVAAITPLYTDHGDVRLKGEREAKKLAHWQAVAASACEQCGRATLPPVHPPTGLADWLAGRDEALRLVLHPGTDGALAEAEAPATAALLIGPEGGLAEAEVEAARGAGFAPLALGPRVLRTETAPVVALSLLQYRFGDL from the coding sequence ATGAAGGCGCCGCGCATCCACGTCGCCGCCGACTTCCACGTCGGCGGCGACGTCGTTCTGCCCGAGGGGCCGGCCCGCCATGTGGCGCGGGTGCTGCGGCTGGGCGAGGGGGCCGAGCTGCGCCTCTTCGACGGCGCCGGCCAGGAGGCCAGGGCGGTGATCGTCGAGGCCTCCCGCAAGCGGGTGGTGGCGCGCCTCGAGGCTTTAGAGCGCGGACGCGGCGAGTCGCCGCTGTCGGTGCACCTCGGCCAGGCGATCTCCAAGGGGGATCGCATGGACTACGCCATCCAGAAGGCGGTCGAGCTCGGAGTGGCCGCCATCACCCCCCTCTACACCGATCACGGCGACGTGCGCCTCAAGGGCGAGCGCGAGGCGAAGAAGCTGGCGCACTGGCAGGCCGTGGCCGCCAGCGCCTGCGAGCAGTGTGGCCGCGCGACCCTGCCGCCCGTCCACCCCCCGACCGGCCTGGCCGACTGGCTCGCCGGTCGCGACGAGGCGCTGCGCCTGGTGCTGCATCCCGGCACCGACGGCGCCCTGGCCGAGGCCGAGGCCCCCGCCACCGCCGCCCTGCTGATCGGCCCGGAGGGCGGGCTCGCCGAGGCTGAGGTCGAGGCCGCCCGTGGCGCCGGCTTCGCGCCTCTCGCCCTCGGGCCGCGCGTGCTGCGCACCGAGACCGCGCCGGTGGTGGCCCTGTCGCTGCTGCAGTACCGTTTCGGGGACCTCTGA
- a CDS encoding rhodanese-like domain-containing protein, which translates to MIDQLFEFVQNHPLLVGAFLVVLTAWVAYEVRNSSTGGVTSGEATQLVNREDAVVVDLREANDFKAGHIAGARNIPQSKLDERMRELEKFKGKPIIVACKHGQSAGVAQAKLTKAGFERVLKLRGGMAQWQADGLPVVKK; encoded by the coding sequence ATGATCGATCAGCTGTTCGAATTCGTGCAGAATCATCCCCTGCTGGTGGGGGCCTTCCTGGTGGTGTTGACCGCCTGGGTCGCCTACGAGGTCCGCAACAGCAGCACCGGAGGCGTGACCTCCGGCGAGGCCACTCAGCTGGTCAATCGCGAGGACGCCGTGGTGGTGGACCTGCGCGAGGCCAATGACTTCAAGGCGGGCCACATCGCCGGCGCGCGCAACATTCCCCAGAGCAAGCTCGACGAGCGCATGCGCGAACTCGAGAAGTTCAAGGGCAAGCCGATTATCGTGGCCTGCAAGCACGGCCAGAGTGCCGGCGTCGCCCAGGCCAAGCTCACCAAGGCGGGCTTCGAGCGCGTGCTCAAGCTCCGGGGCGGCATGGCCCAGTGGCAGGCGGATGGCCTGCCGGTCGTCAAGAAATAG
- the gpmI gene encoding 2,3-bisphosphoglycerate-independent phosphoglycerate mutase has protein sequence MTEPRTPRPVALIILDGYGHNESPDDNAVLAARTPVMDRLWQEQPHTLIHTDGRFVGLPDGQMGNSEVGHMNLGAGRIVYQDFTRITKAVEDGELDTIDALTAPIDAAVAAGQAVHLLGLLSPGGVHSHEEHILAMAEMAARRGARRILVHAFLDGRDTAPKSAMASLERTNARLAELVGPENGFVASIIGRYFAMDRDNRWDRVEKAYRLITEAEGEFTAQSAEQGLEQAYARGETDEFVTATSIRPDGAPVAMADGDAGIFMNFRADRARELTRAFVEDGFAGFERRVRPALAAEGLVMLTQYAADIPAPAAFPPAELVNTLGEVMEKRDLTQLRIAETEKYAHVTFFFSGGREAEYRGETRVLVPSPQEVKTYDEKPEMSAVEVTDRLVEAIDSHHYDLIVCNYANGDMVGHTGNFDAAVKAIEAVDACVGRVVEAIQRAGGACLVTADHGNAEQMIHPETGAPQTAHTTFEVPLVYVGPRPARLLDDGRLCDIAPTLLTMMDQPIPEEMTGRVLIEFD, from the coding sequence ATGACCGAACCCCGTACCCCGCGTCCGGTAGCCCTTATCATCCTCGATGGCTACGGCCACAACGAATCGCCCGACGACAACGCCGTCCTCGCCGCCCGCACGCCGGTGATGGACCGCCTGTGGCAGGAGCAGCCCCACACCCTGATCCATACCGACGGGCGCTTCGTGGGCCTGCCGGATGGCCAGATGGGCAACTCCGAGGTCGGCCACATGAACCTCGGCGCCGGGCGCATCGTCTACCAGGACTTCACGCGCATCACCAAGGCCGTCGAGGACGGCGAGCTGGACACCATCGACGCCCTGACCGCGCCGATCGATGCCGCCGTGGCCGCGGGCCAGGCCGTGCACCTGCTCGGCCTGCTCTCGCCGGGCGGCGTCCACAGCCATGAGGAGCACATCCTGGCCATGGCCGAGATGGCCGCCCGCCGCGGGGCCCGGCGGATCCTCGTCCACGCCTTCCTCGACGGCCGCGACACGGCACCGAAGAGCGCCATGGCCTCGCTTGAGCGCACCAATGCCCGCCTCGCCGAGCTGGTGGGCCCCGAGAACGGCTTCGTGGCCTCGATCATCGGTCGCTACTTCGCCATGGACCGCGACAACCGCTGGGACCGCGTCGAGAAGGCCTACCGCCTGATCACCGAGGCCGAGGGCGAGTTCACGGCACAAAGCGCCGAGCAGGGCCTCGAGCAGGCCTACGCGCGCGGCGAGACCGACGAGTTCGTCACCGCCACCAGCATCCGTCCCGACGGCGCACCGGTGGCCATGGCCGACGGCGATGCCGGCATCTTCATGAACTTCCGCGCCGACCGGGCCCGGGAGCTGACCCGCGCCTTCGTCGAGGACGGCTTCGCGGGCTTCGAGCGTCGCGTCCGGCCGGCGCTCGCCGCCGAGGGCCTGGTGATGCTGACCCAGTACGCCGCGGACATTCCGGCCCCGGCCGCCTTCCCCCCGGCGGAGCTCGTCAACACCCTGGGCGAGGTGATGGAGAAGCGCGACCTCACCCAGCTGCGCATCGCCGAGACCGAGAAGTACGCCCACGTCACCTTCTTCTTCTCCGGCGGCCGCGAGGCGGAGTACCGGGGCGAGACCCGGGTGCTGGTGCCCTCCCCCCAGGAGGTCAAGACCTACGACGAGAAGCCCGAGATGAGCGCCGTGGAGGTCACCGACCGCCTGGTGGAGGCCATCGATTCCCACCACTACGACCTGATCGTCTGCAACTATGCCAACGGCGACATGGTCGGCCACACCGGCAACTTCGACGCCGCCGTCAAGGCCATCGAGGCCGTGGACGCCTGCGTCGGCCGGGTGGTGGAGGCGATCCAGCGCGCCGGGGGGGCCTGCCTGGTGACCGCCGACCACGGCAACGCCGAGCAGATGATCCACCCCGAGACCGGGGCGCCCCAGACCGCGCACACCACCTTCGAGGTGCCGCTGGTCTACGTCGGCCCCCGCCCGGCTCGGCTGCTCGACGACGGCCGGCTCTGCGACATCGCGCCGACCCTGCTGACGATGATGGACCAGCCGATCCCCGAGGAGATGACCGGCCGCGTGCTGATCGAGTTCGACTGA